One region of Natronolimnobius baerhuensis genomic DNA includes:
- the infB gene encoding translation initiation factor IF-2, which translates to MSDTDTDTDTESNSRDPTSLRTPIVAVLGHVDHGKTSLLDKIRGSAVIEGEAGAITQHIGATAVPLDIISTIAGDLVDPDDFDLPGLLFIDTPGHHSFTTLRSRGGALADIAILVVDVNDGFQPQTLEALDILKRSQTPFIVAANKIDTVPGWNVNEDMPINATYDAQSDRVSSRLDESLYKIIGNLSDEGFSADLYWRVQNFQRNVGVVPVSAMTGEGVPDLLAVMMGLSQRYMKEEMEIDVTGPGVGTVLEVKEEKGFGKTVDIVLYDGTIRADDTVVVGGQNDPIVTEVRALLQPRPLAEIRTESRFEKVDEVGAAAGIKVAAPDLGDAMAGAPVRVVRNRSLDEVVHEVRAELADIAVDTADEGVVVKADTLGSLEAMADALDEAEVPIVRAEVGDVAPRDISVASTAEDSKQQAILGFNVDTLSDAERRAESDDVKIFTDQVIYQLIEEYEEYVEDLEKAQQDTILDNIVRPARFRILPDHTFRQNDPAVVGVEVNSGTIQNNANVVKFDSNEPERVGQIKGIQEQGEDVDEARVGNRVSVAIDGPTVGRQIEEDDELWTEIPEKHAKILEQELTDEIPADELEALNMFLDKQRSRDPFWGK; encoded by the coding sequence ATGTCGGATACGGACACTGATACTGATACGGAGTCGAATTCACGGGATCCTACATCCCTGCGAACGCCAATCGTTGCCGTCCTCGGACACGTCGATCACGGAAAGACGAGTCTGCTCGATAAGATCCGCGGCTCGGCCGTCATCGAGGGCGAAGCAGGCGCGATTACCCAGCATATCGGGGCGACAGCCGTCCCGCTCGATATTATCTCTACCATTGCGGGCGACCTCGTCGATCCCGACGATTTCGACCTCCCTGGACTGCTCTTTATCGATACGCCGGGCCACCACTCCTTTACGACGCTTCGCTCGCGCGGCGGCGCGCTTGCGGACATCGCCATCCTCGTCGTCGACGTCAACGACGGCTTCCAGCCACAGACGCTCGAGGCACTGGACATCCTCAAACGCTCCCAGACCCCATTCATCGTCGCGGCGAACAAGATCGACACAGTGCCGGGCTGGAACGTCAACGAGGATATGCCGATCAACGCGACCTACGACGCCCAGTCGGATCGCGTGAGTTCGCGCCTCGATGAGAGTCTCTACAAGATTATCGGGAATCTCTCGGATGAGGGCTTCTCCGCTGACCTCTACTGGCGGGTCCAGAACTTCCAGCGCAACGTCGGTGTCGTCCCCGTTTCTGCGATGACCGGCGAGGGCGTTCCGGACCTGCTCGCGGTCATGATGGGACTCTCCCAGCGCTACATGAAAGAAGAGATGGAAATCGACGTCACCGGCCCGGGCGTCGGCACCGTCCTCGAGGTCAAAGAGGAGAAAGGGTTCGGGAAGACGGTCGATATCGTCCTCTACGACGGGACGATCCGCGCGGATGATACCGTCGTTGTCGGCGGGCAGAACGATCCAATCGTCACCGAAGTCCGCGCCCTGCTCCAGCCTCGCCCGCTCGCTGAAATTCGAACCGAGAGCCGATTCGAAAAAGTTGACGAAGTCGGCGCAGCGGCCGGGATCAAGGTTGCAGCACCTGACCTCGGCGACGCGATGGCCGGCGCACCGGTTCGCGTCGTCCGCAATCGCAGCCTCGACGAAGTCGTCCACGAAGTACGCGCCGAACTCGCAGATATCGCCGTCGACACTGCCGACGAAGGTGTCGTCGTCAAAGCCGACACGCTTGGCAGTCTCGAGGCGATGGCCGACGCGCTCGATGAAGCTGAGGTCCCAATTGTCCGTGCAGAAGTCGGTGATGTCGCACCGCGGGATATTTCTGTGGCCTCAACCGCTGAAGACTCCAAACAGCAGGCGATTCTCGGCTTCAACGTCGACACGCTCTCGGATGCCGAGCGCCGCGCCGAAAGCGACGACGTCAAAATCTTCACCGACCAGGTCATCTATCAGCTCATCGAGGAGTACGAAGAGTACGTCGAAGACCTCGAGAAAGCCCAGCAGGATACGATTCTCGATAATATCGTCCGACCGGCCCGGTTCCGGATTCTGCCCGATCACACCTTCCGACAGAACGACCCCGCAGTCGTCGGCGTCGAGGTGAATTCGGGCACTATTCAGAACAACGCGAACGTCGTCAAATTCGACTCGAACGAGCCAGAACGCGTCGGCCAGATCAAGGGGATTCAAGAACAGGGTGAGGACGTCGACGAAGCCCGCGTGGGCAATCGCGTCTCGGTCGCAATCGACGGCCCGACTGTCGGCCGCCAGATCGAAGAAGACGACGAACTCTGGACCGAAATCCCCGAGAAACACGCGAAGATCTTAGAGCAGGAACTGACCGACGAAATCCCCGCCGACGAACTCGAGGCGCTGAATATGTTCCTCGACAAGCAGCGCAGTCGCGACCCCTTCTGGGGCAAGTAA
- a CDS encoding preprotein translocase subunit SecD, with translation MGAKAFIKEYWRLLLLIVFITAAAIALFYPGGLMADDAVVEDDAIEETMTNLEYGIDLDGGTRISAPITGLVAEDIDAGIVDEDGSVDHDRSSALEGAIYEELGLEPGNASVIVASDGTVSAEIYTDEVSEEDFAAMLQAQGVDVDEDDIRSGVSAQTRAQMIDTIQERVNEAGLTGGTAYEEDTLGEGYYIVTEVPDMDPEELRELLQERGIVELQAYYQEDDGSYTREPVLTGEEIDTVDAPRSSDETRGYEVPIEVDGSAAPGYQNRLNELGFTSHGQGQCDLSGLGGEVNFQGEYDRPQFCLITVVDGEAIDAHSMGPRLADNMYSGTWENDPSFFMGAPELDQAQLLSVNLRAGSLPAPLDFSQEQTLSVQPALADQFKLYSLLIGGLSVLAVSGMVFLRYRDPKVAVPMILTASAEVVILLGFAALIRMPLDLSHVAGFIAVVGTGVDDLIIIADEVMDEGEVSSQRVFESRFRKAFWIIGAAAATTIIALSPLAVLSLGDLRGFAIITILGVLIGVLITRPAYGDILQRLLTDR, from the coding sequence ATGGGAGCAAAAGCGTTCATCAAAGAGTACTGGCGGCTCCTCTTGCTCATCGTCTTCATCACTGCTGCAGCCATCGCACTGTTTTACCCCGGTGGGCTCATGGCCGACGACGCTGTCGTCGAAGACGATGCCATCGAGGAAACCATGACCAACCTCGAGTACGGGATCGACTTAGACGGCGGAACCCGAATTAGCGCGCCCATCACCGGCCTCGTCGCAGAAGATATCGACGCCGGCATCGTTGACGAAGACGGGTCGGTGGATCACGACCGAAGTAGCGCCCTCGAGGGTGCCATCTACGAGGAACTGGGTCTCGAGCCTGGCAACGCAAGCGTCATCGTTGCCAGTGACGGCACGGTTTCGGCCGAGATTTACACCGACGAGGTGAGTGAGGAGGACTTCGCCGCGATGTTACAAGCGCAGGGCGTCGACGTTGACGAAGATGACATTCGAAGCGGCGTCTCCGCACAGACGCGCGCACAGATGATCGATACAATTCAGGAGCGCGTCAACGAAGCCGGACTAACCGGCGGCACCGCCTACGAGGAAGACACGCTCGGCGAGGGCTACTATATCGTCACCGAAGTGCCCGACATGGACCCCGAGGAACTGCGAGAACTCCTTCAAGAGCGCGGAATCGTCGAGCTGCAGGCGTACTATCAGGAAGATGATGGATCCTACACGAGGGAACCAGTCCTGACCGGCGAGGAGATCGATACCGTAGACGCGCCGCGCTCGAGCGATGAAACTCGCGGCTACGAGGTGCCCATTGAGGTCGACGGAAGCGCAGCGCCCGGGTATCAAAATCGGCTGAACGAACTCGGTTTTACCAGCCACGGGCAGGGACAGTGTGACCTGAGTGGGCTTGGTGGCGAAGTCAACTTCCAGGGCGAATACGACCGCCCGCAGTTTTGTCTGATCACCGTCGTCGACGGAGAGGCTATCGACGCCCACAGCATGGGGCCGCGACTGGCCGATAACATGTACAGCGGCACCTGGGAGAACGACCCGAGCTTCTTCATGGGTGCGCCGGAACTCGATCAGGCCCAGTTGCTCTCGGTGAACCTCCGTGCTGGCTCGTTGCCCGCGCCGCTTGACTTCAGTCAGGAACAGACCCTCTCGGTCCAGCCGGCACTGGCGGATCAGTTCAAGCTCTACTCGCTGCTGATCGGCGGGCTCTCCGTGCTCGCAGTCAGTGGCATGGTCTTCCTGCGCTACCGGGACCCGAAGGTGGCCGTGCCGATGATTCTCACGGCTTCAGCGGAGGTGGTGATCCTGCTTGGCTTTGCGGCACTGATACGCATGCCGCTAGATCTCTCACACGTCGCCGGGTTTATCGCCGTCGTCGGGACGGGGGTGGATGACCTCATCATCATTGCCGACGAGGTGATGGACGAAGGCGAGGTGAGTTCCCAGCGGGTGTTCGAATCCCGCTTCCGGAAGGCGTTCTGGATCATCGGCGCGGCGGCGGCGACGACGATCATCGCGCTCTCGCCGCTTGCCGTCCTCAGTCTGGGCGACCTGCGCGGCTTTGCCATCATCACGATCCTCGGCGTGCTGATCGGCGTCCTCATCACTCGTCCGGCGTACGGGGACATCCTCCAGCGCCTGCTGACGGATCGGTAA
- a CDS encoding sodium:calcium antiporter, with product MLEVLTLLVVATVATGVVWKGSTWLEAAANDLAAGYGVPAVVQGAVIAAVGSSMPELASVIIATLRYGEFELGIGAIVGSAVFNLLVIPAVSVLVGGRMDTNRDLVYKEALFYMLAVAVLLLTFSLAVIYYPLEGDLLEGEITRPLALVPLGLYALYLFVQYLDVSDHDGARTDIPLARTWGWFAVGLVVIIVGVEGLVQAAIGLGDAFGTPAFLWGLTVVAAGSSVPDAFVSIAAARDGRASVSLANVLGSNIFDLLVAIPAGVLVAGSLTIAFPHVVPMMAFLIFATVVFFAIARTDMLLSRTEAWTLLGLYGLFVVWLALESVGLVSIIPP from the coding sequence GTGCTCGAGGTCCTGACGCTGCTCGTCGTCGCCACCGTCGCAACCGGAGTCGTCTGGAAAGGGAGCACCTGGCTCGAGGCTGCAGCCAACGATCTCGCGGCGGGCTACGGCGTCCCGGCGGTGGTCCAGGGCGCGGTCATCGCCGCCGTCGGCTCGAGCATGCCGGAACTGGCGAGTGTCATCATCGCGACGCTGCGCTACGGCGAGTTCGAACTGGGCATTGGTGCCATCGTCGGCTCGGCGGTGTTTAACCTCCTTGTCATCCCCGCTGTGTCGGTCCTCGTCGGCGGCCGCATGGACACGAACCGCGACTTGGTGTACAAGGAGGCGCTGTTCTACATGCTCGCCGTCGCCGTCCTCCTGTTGACGTTCTCGCTCGCCGTTATCTACTATCCGCTCGAGGGCGACCTGCTTGAAGGAGAAATCACCCGCCCACTCGCACTCGTGCCGCTCGGATTGTACGCCCTGTACCTGTTCGTTCAGTATCTCGATGTTAGCGACCACGACGGCGCACGGACCGACATTCCGCTGGCTCGAACCTGGGGTTGGTTCGCGGTCGGACTCGTCGTCATCATCGTCGGCGTCGAGGGGCTGGTCCAAGCGGCGATTGGCCTCGGCGACGCCTTCGGCACGCCGGCGTTCCTCTGGGGGCTGACCGTCGTGGCTGCCGGCTCGAGCGTCCCCGACGCGTTCGTCAGCATCGCCGCTGCCCGCGACGGCAGAGCGAGCGTGAGCCTCGCGAACGTCCTCGGAAGCAATATTTTCGACCTGCTGGTTGCGATCCCCGCGGGGGTCCTCGTCGCCGGTTCGCTCACGATTGCGTTCCCCCACGTCGTCCCGATGATGGCGTTTCTAATCTTCGCGACGGTCGTCTTTTTCGCCATCGCTCGGACAGATATGCTCCTCTCGCGGACTGAAGCCTGGACCTTGCTGGGTCTCTATGGCCTGTTCGTCGTCTGGCTTGCCCTCGAGAGTGTCGGGCTGGTGAGTATTATTCCGCCGTAG
- a CDS encoding CPBP family intramembrane glutamic endopeptidase, which produces MTETARVDDATPFGHSAVPGIGAVLSAVTLAAMAVPIQRGLEDPVVWGAAAFAVIAVLAFLGSRYSVLERRLAALAALASSVGVVLLSGYAMNQGVAASVTVPGLETSISLVFAGFVTAGLTAGVSMATFYGLTPRALKERSLETATLSIVGFGGLLAAQVATLLIAQPVFIVTDSLSRFELVLISQIGMALGMGGLAIAYIAVMDYDWSFIDLKVPTARDVAWTVGGLFVLFGALFAISMLFQTTGVESADHGTTQQAQENPEILLVLIPAAILIIGPFEELLYRNVIQKALYGTFSRYGAVVVGSVIFSIVHTQAYWTAGPGQVVASLGTIFGLSIVLGTIYERTDNLVVPALVHGVYNAILFANLYFLYG; this is translated from the coding sequence ATGACCGAGACTGCACGGGTCGACGACGCGACCCCGTTCGGACACAGCGCCGTCCCCGGCATCGGGGCCGTACTCTCGGCGGTCACCCTCGCCGCGATGGCCGTCCCGATCCAGCGCGGCCTCGAGGACCCCGTCGTCTGGGGAGCCGCCGCCTTCGCCGTCATCGCCGTTCTCGCCTTTCTTGGCAGTCGCTACAGCGTTCTCGAGCGACGGCTCGCCGCACTGGCCGCACTCGCCTCGAGCGTCGGCGTCGTCCTCCTCTCGGGTTATGCGATGAATCAAGGAGTCGCCGCCTCAGTGACGGTTCCCGGCCTCGAGACGTCGATCTCGCTCGTCTTTGCGGGCTTCGTCACGGCCGGGCTGACCGCCGGCGTGAGTATGGCGACGTTCTACGGACTGACGCCTAGGGCGTTGAAAGAGCGCAGTCTCGAGACGGCGACGCTATCGATTGTGGGGTTTGGTGGGCTGCTGGCTGCACAGGTTGCCACACTGCTGATCGCCCAGCCAGTTTTCATTGTCACTGACTCGCTTTCCCGGTTCGAACTCGTCCTCATCAGTCAGATCGGGATGGCCCTCGGCATGGGTGGGCTCGCGATTGCATACATCGCAGTCATGGACTATGACTGGTCGTTTATCGACCTCAAGGTGCCGACAGCGCGCGACGTTGCCTGGACTGTCGGCGGCCTGTTCGTCCTCTTTGGCGCACTGTTTGCGATTTCGATGCTCTTTCAGACGACGGGCGTCGAGAGCGCAGACCACGGTACGACCCAGCAGGCCCAGGAGAACCCCGAAATCCTGCTCGTGTTGATTCCCGCGGCCATCCTGATCATCGGCCCGTTCGAGGAACTGCTGTACCGTAACGTCATCCAGAAAGCACTGTACGGCACGTTCTCGCGCTACGGTGCCGTCGTCGTCGGGAGCGTCATCTTCTCGATTGTCCACACACAGGCGTACTGGACCGCCGGGCCGGGGCAGGTCGTCGCCAGTCTCGGAACGATTTTCGGCCTCTCAATCGTGCTCGGGACGATCTACGAACGAACGGATAATCTGGTCGTCCCCGCGCTGGTCCACGGCGTCTACAACGCGATTCTCTTCGCGAACCTCTACTTCCTCTACGGATAA
- a CDS encoding glucose-6-phosphate isomerase, protein MNVDIGNALATVASPGISRERLERLDAQVADAHERIEAGMEHAEHGYEALNLPENVDPADIRQAVGPVTDADALITVGIGGSALGAATITDALADESDTEAIYLDNVDPDWVTGHLERIDLENAAINVVSRSGTTAETLANFLVVREAFEDAGVDWTERTIVTTGESGPLRDLSDRHDLPSLKVPDGVPGRFSALSAVGLVAAEVCGHDIDTLLEGAAAERKTLTGSLFDCPAYAYGATSYALDQRGAAINAMMPYAESLETSAEWFAQLWAESLGKDDLGQTPARALGVTDQHSQLQLYRAGPRDKLVTFVVPQEQSDRAIPDTEVDDLAYLGDSTLGELLAAEFEATEASLAAAGRPNVRIELERVDEYELGGFLYGMEAACVLAGELYGVNTFEQPAVEWAKKATRGLLGGGDFEEADAVAEKTELRIER, encoded by the coding sequence ATGAACGTCGATATCGGCAATGCGCTTGCCACCGTTGCGTCGCCGGGCATCTCGAGAGAGCGCCTCGAGCGACTGGACGCACAGGTCGCCGACGCACACGAACGCATCGAAGCGGGAATGGAACACGCAGAACACGGCTACGAGGCGCTGAATCTGCCAGAGAACGTCGATCCAGCCGATATTCGACAGGCGGTCGGGCCAGTCACGGACGCCGACGCGCTCATCACGGTCGGCATCGGCGGCAGCGCACTCGGCGCGGCGACGATCACGGACGCGCTCGCAGACGAGAGCGACACCGAGGCCATCTATCTCGACAACGTCGACCCCGACTGGGTCACAGGCCACCTCGAGCGGATCGATCTCGAGAACGCGGCGATCAACGTCGTCTCGCGCTCTGGAACCACCGCGGAGACGCTCGCGAACTTCCTCGTCGTCCGCGAGGCGTTCGAGGACGCCGGCGTCGACTGGACTGAGCGCACAATCGTCACGACCGGCGAGTCGGGTCCCCTTCGGGACCTCTCGGATCGCCACGACCTGCCGTCGCTGAAGGTCCCCGACGGCGTTCCCGGCCGCTTCTCGGCGCTCTCTGCCGTGGGACTGGTCGCCGCCGAAGTCTGTGGCCACGACATCGACACGCTGCTCGAGGGCGCAGCGGCCGAGCGCAAGACGCTTACGGGCTCGCTGTTCGACTGTCCGGCCTACGCCTACGGCGCGACGAGTTACGCGCTCGACCAGCGCGGCGCAGCGATCAATGCGATGATGCCCTACGCGGAGTCGCTCGAGACCTCCGCGGAGTGGTTCGCCCAGCTGTGGGCCGAGAGCCTCGGCAAGGACGACCTCGGACAGACGCCCGCTCGAGCGCTCGGCGTGACCGACCAGCACTCCCAACTCCAACTCTATCGCGCGGGGCCGCGCGACAAACTCGTCACCTTCGTCGTGCCCCAGGAACAGTCGGATCGAGCGATTCCCGACACCGAGGTCGATGATCTCGCCTATCTCGGCGATTCGACACTCGGCGAACTCCTCGCCGCGGAGTTCGAGGCGACCGAGGCGAGCCTCGCCGCTGCGGGCCGACCGAACGTCCGCATCGAACTCGAGCGCGTCGACGAGTACGAACTCGGCGGCTTTCTGTACGGGATGGAAGCGGCCTGCGTGCTCGCGGGCGAACTGTACGGCGTCAACACGTTCGAGCAGCCGGCCGTCGAGTGGGCGAAGAAGGCGACTCGAGGGTTACTCGGCGGCGGGGACTTCGAAGAGGCCGACGCGGTCGCTGAGAAGACGGAACTGCGTATCGAGCGGTAG
- a CDS encoding DNA methyltransferase: MQTYLSLEYAHPDKLPPGHANEVRTPATLVEHFLREYSEPGDRVIDPFAGYGTTLRVAERLDREPCGIEYESDRVAYIEDQLETADAVRHGDVLDLEASWMPACDCCFTSPPFMWKADDRNPFENYGGESTYEAYLVDIETAFTRLESVLHPDSAVIIDVSNMKHEGEVTTLAWDIADRVANMFHFEGETVVTWDDDGDNDRDGTFGYGYDHSYCLVFRNAAE; this comes from the coding sequence ATGCAGACATATCTGTCGCTCGAGTACGCGCATCCGGACAAGTTACCACCCGGACACGCAAACGAGGTGCGAACGCCGGCGACGCTCGTCGAGCACTTCCTGCGGGAGTATTCCGAACCCGGTGATCGAGTCATCGATCCGTTCGCGGGGTACGGAACAACACTGCGAGTCGCCGAACGGCTGGATCGAGAGCCCTGCGGAATCGAGTACGAATCCGACCGCGTCGCGTACATTGAGGACCAACTCGAGACCGCAGATGCCGTTCGTCACGGCGATGTCCTCGACCTCGAGGCGTCGTGGATGCCCGCCTGTGACTGTTGTTTCACCTCGCCGCCGTTCATGTGGAAAGCCGACGACCGAAACCCGTTCGAAAACTACGGCGGCGAGAGCACGTACGAGGCGTATCTCGTGGATATTGAAACGGCGTTCACTCGATTAGAATCGGTGTTACACCCGGACAGCGCAGTTATCATCGACGTTTCAAACATGAAACACGAGGGCGAAGTGACGACGCTGGCGTGGGATATCGCAGACCGCGTGGCGAACATGTTTCACTTCGAAGGCGAGACAGTCGTCACGTGGGACGATGACGGCGACAACGACCGCGACGGTACCTTCGGCTACGGCTACGATCACTCCTACTGTCTGGTCTTTCGAAACGCCGCCGAGTAA
- a CDS encoding NOB1 family endonuclease codes for MYVLDSSAFIHDFHTTEQTATIPLVREELEDESAYRYDAMEGSGMHIHIPNDDTTEKVRRAAKESGDLGVLSDTDIRLIAASFELDATLVTDDYAMQNVSEKLHVDVEVIARDGIEEQRQWHYQCQGCGREFDEEKDRCPICGSDLARKNPS; via the coding sequence ATGTACGTTCTCGACTCCTCGGCTTTTATCCACGACTTTCACACGACAGAACAGACTGCAACAATCCCACTCGTCCGCGAGGAACTCGAGGACGAGAGCGCCTATCGCTACGATGCGATGGAGGGATCGGGAATGCACATCCACATTCCCAACGATGACACGACCGAGAAGGTCCGCCGCGCCGCGAAAGAGTCCGGCGACCTTGGCGTGCTCTCGGATACAGACATTCGGCTCATCGCCGCGAGTTTCGAACTCGACGCCACGCTCGTCACCGACGACTACGCGATGCAAAACGTCTCCGAAAAACTACACGTCGACGTCGAAGTCATCGCCCGCGACGGCATCGAAGAACAGCGCCAGTGGCACTACCAGTGTCAGGGCTGTGGTCGCGAGTTCGACGAAGAGAAGGATCGCTGTCCGATCTGTGGCTCGGATCTCGCACGCAAGAATCCCTCGTAA
- a CDS encoding DUF5812 family protein, whose protein sequence is MSETTGTFLVTHAEPDSAVVRDVDTAQVHTLASNPGLELHDVLEATVAPEPPLEVTWEVVDVEERRTVEVIDSDLEPTTHEKELAADAEVGDLIQEERAGTGEIHIFRVPGDDIEDAATDVLEDEETVARAARLEAVRVEVRRSADDGVLSVRYLPD, encoded by the coding sequence ATGAGCGAAACAACGGGCACCTTCCTCGTCACCCACGCCGAACCCGACTCGGCTGTTGTCCGCGATGTCGACACCGCACAGGTCCACACCCTCGCGTCGAACCCTGGCCTCGAGTTACACGACGTCCTCGAGGCGACCGTCGCACCGGAGCCGCCACTCGAGGTTACCTGGGAGGTCGTCGACGTCGAGGAACGACGCACGGTTGAGGTGATCGACAGCGATCTCGAGCCGACCACGCACGAAAAGGAACTCGCGGCCGACGCCGAGGTCGGCGACCTGATTCAGGAAGAACGCGCCGGCACCGGCGAGATCCACATTTTCCGTGTGCCCGGAGATGACATCGAGGACGCCGCTACTGATGTGCTCGAGGATGAGGAAACCGTCGCACGTGCCGCACGACTCGAGGCCGTCCGCGTCGAGGTTCGGCGCTCGGCCGACGATGGCGTATTGAGTGTACGCTACCTGCCGGACTGA
- a CDS encoding PRC-barrel domain-containing protein — MSDILAENLSGKSVMGSDGTELGLLYNITMDLKSGELHDLIIEPDEAISTRAVDFDINDAGRFLVPVSRVQAVKDYIVVQR, encoded by the coding sequence ATGAGCGATATACTCGCTGAAAACCTCTCGGGGAAGTCCGTCATGGGTTCGGACGGAACCGAGCTTGGACTGCTCTACAACATCACGATGGATCTCAAATCCGGCGAACTGCACGATCTCATCATCGAGCCGGACGAAGCAATTTCGACCCGCGCCGTCGATTTCGATATCAACGACGCCGGTCGGTTTCTCGTCCCAGTGAGCCGCGTTCAGGCGGTTAAAGACTACATTGTCGTCCAGCGCTAA
- the secF gene encoding protein translocase subunit SecF: protein MGYFDVPEIDYTRYTNRQLAAVPLAVLAVALLVLSGTFLLTGTPVPLGMDFAGGAELTVQTTSSESEIQGAFDIEPDSIQSVQAPGVENQYSVQFAGIEDNNVIQSLSNQAATNLAQDGDTAVVQSQSTVSPTFAEQTQQTALLGIAVAFLGMSVIAFLLFRTFVPSIAIVLSAFSDLVIPLAFMSLANISLSLGTVAALLMLIGYSVDSDILLNNHILRRQGDFYESTHRATRTGVTMTVTSMAAMLVMGIAATLFGVELLASVGIILFVGLAADLMNTYMLNLSLLRWYKFEGVRS, encoded by the coding sequence ATGGGGTATTTCGACGTACCGGAGATTGATTATACCCGGTACACCAACCGCCAGCTCGCGGCGGTACCACTCGCGGTCCTCGCAGTCGCGTTGCTCGTTCTGAGTGGGACGTTTTTACTCACTGGGACGCCGGTTCCACTCGGCATGGATTTTGCCGGCGGCGCAGAGTTGACGGTTCAGACGACGTCCTCGGAGTCTGAGATTCAGGGCGCGTTCGATATCGAGCCTGATTCGATCCAGTCTGTCCAGGCACCCGGCGTCGAGAACCAGTACAGCGTTCAGTTCGCTGGTATCGAGGATAACAACGTGATTCAGTCGTTGAGCAACCAGGCGGCGACGAATCTCGCACAAGATGGTGACACAGCGGTCGTCCAATCGCAGTCGACGGTTTCGCCAACCTTCGCCGAACAAACACAGCAGACGGCGCTACTCGGGATTGCCGTCGCGTTTCTGGGCATGAGCGTCATCGCGTTCTTGCTGTTCCGGACGTTCGTGCCGTCGATTGCAATCGTCCTCTCCGCGTTTTCGGATCTCGTGATTCCGCTCGCGTTCATGTCGCTGGCGAACATTTCGCTCTCGCTGGGGACGGTCGCCGCATTGTTAATGCTGATCGGATACTCAGTGGACTCTGATATCCTCTTGAACAACCACATCCTGCGCCGGCAGGGGGACTTCTATGAAAGTACCCACCGGGCGACCCGAACGGGTGTCACGATGACCGTCACGTCGATGGCAGCAATGCTCGTGATGGGCATCGCTGCAACGCTGTTCGGGGTTGAACTCCTGGCTTCGGTCGGTATCATCCTCTTTGTCGGCCTCGCGGCTGACCTGATGAACACCTACATGTTGAACCTGAGCCTGCTTCGCTGGTACAAATTCGAGGGGGTGCGATCATAA
- the rnhB gene encoding ribonuclease HII, with protein sequence MPFGVDEAGKGPVFGSMFAAAVSVDEPAQLPEGIADSKRLTPARREALAAAIRKDERIRVGVTEITPARIDDPETDMNSLSVAAHAEAIADVVAGLEGDTLETPVSGLCDACDTDAERFARRVSEAYDRTLEGAFAVDIDARHGADDDSPVVGAASIIAKVERDAHVAAIAEEYGDVGSGYPSDSATREFLERYVDEHGSLPPFARTSWSTCEDVLATAEQTGLEQF encoded by the coding sequence ATGCCATTCGGCGTCGACGAAGCCGGAAAGGGGCCAGTCTTCGGGTCGATGTTTGCCGCTGCCGTCTCAGTCGACGAGCCCGCCCAGCTGCCCGAGGGAATCGCGGATTCGAAACGACTCACACCCGCCAGACGCGAGGCACTCGCGGCGGCGATCCGGAAAGACGAGCGCATCCGCGTCGGTGTCACCGAAATCACGCCCGCGCGGATCGACGACCCCGAGACGGACATGAACTCGCTGTCAGTCGCCGCCCACGCGGAAGCAATCGCCGATGTGGTCGCCGGACTCGAGGGAGACACACTCGAGACGCCAGTATCCGGTCTCTGTGACGCCTGCGACACCGACGCCGAGCGATTCGCCCGGCGGGTGAGCGAGGCCTACGACCGAACGCTCGAGGGAGCGTTCGCGGTCGACATCGACGCCCGCCACGGCGCAGACGACGACTCGCCGGTCGTCGGCGCGGCGAGCATCATCGCGAAAGTCGAACGCGACGCCCACGTCGCGGCCATCGCCGAGGAGTACGGCGATGTGGGCAGCGGCTATCCGAGCGACTCGGCCACGCGCGAGTTTCTCGAGCGCTACGTCGACGAGCACGGCTCGTTGCCGCCGTTTGCCCGCACGTCGTGGTCGACCTGCGAAGACGTGCTCGCGACGGCCGAACAGACTGGCCTCGAGCAGTTCTGA